ATTCAATTCATAAACAGTATCATAAGATTCCTTGTGAAACATCAATGAGATACCATTTACAAAAAATCGAGTTGGATCAACTCATTGAACACAATACAAAAATACTCTTACAATCATCACTTAAAACTCTCAAACAAAAGAAAAAGCATGACTTTGCTATTGATTATACGAATGATCCATACTATGGAGGCATAGATGATAGCAATAATCGATATGTGATTAGAGGTCAAGCCAAAAAATCAACGAACTCATTCTATTCTTACATATCACTTTGCATTATTGACAAAGATGAAAGGGTTACAATTTCTGTGCTTCCTGTGAAAAAAGGAAACTCCAAGACAGATTATCTCAAATATTTCATAGACCAGATAAAACAGATTAAACTCAAGATCAATGTTCTTTGTTTGGACAGAGAATTCTATTCAAGAGAGGTTTTTTCTTTTTTACAGGAAAATGAGGTTGCACATATTGTTCCTGTTGTTAAAATGGGAAAAAGGTTGAAAAATATTCTTGATGGAACAAAAAAGCGTTATGACACATATACGATGAATAGCACAAAAGGAAAAGTGGAGCTTGACATTGCTATTGATGTCAAATACAGAAAAGGGAAGCGAGGAAAGAATGGGTGTGAGAACCTTGGATTTGTTGTTTATGGGATTAATTGGGATCCAAGAAAAGTCAGTGACACTTACAGGAAAAGGTTTGCTATTGAATCGTCTTATAGGATGCGAAATGTGGTAAAACCTAAAACGTGTTCTAAAGACCCTATGTTACGATATTTTTATGCGTTGATATCGTTTCTTTTCAAAAATGCATGGGTGTCAATACAGAGAATGCATTTCATGAAAGTGAAAAGAGGACCAAAGACGATTGAATCTGATATGTTTAGGTTTGATATGTTTGTTCATTTAATTGTGGAATGGGTGAGAAGAAAGTTGAAAGTTAGGTTAACTGTTAAGTGTTTTAGGTGAATGTGGAAATATTATATGAGGGAATGAATATTAGTGAAGTACTGAAATTAGTTACAAGGATCTTCCTGACAACAAATTCACTACTGACGATTTTAAGTCATTCATTAGGAAAAACAATTTTGTAGACTTTGTGAATGAGATTTACAGGACCAGGTTATCTTCAAAAGGCGTGAAAAACATTAAGGATCTGGTGCAACAAGTTGACAATTTCGATGACTATGAAAAAGTATTGATGGCCTTTGAAGAAAGCGATCGGCGCAATTACAAAGGCAATGAAATAAAACCGAGTCCATGGAGCTTCGGAACAAAGTTGTTGCATTTCTATAATCCACAAGAAAATCCTATCCTAGATACGATTGTTAGAAATAATCTAAAACTAGGTTACATGGATGATCAATTATGTGTTGAGTTCAGGAAAGCAGCCAATTGTTTCGTAAATAAACACATTGGTTATTTTGAAAACATTGCTAAGTCGGAAACCATTAAAAAAGAATTAGAAGAGCGCTACATACCAACACCGTTCTCAAAAATGGGATTGCTTGACATGGCACTATATTGAAAATGGTGGGGGTGAACTTGTGGGCCCCTTTCCGTTGGGGGGGTGTGAAGCAAGAATCGACAACATTAGATGCTGGATTGGGACAATTCAGAGTTTCAGCCCGCCCCCATGACACTTATATTTCGTAGGTGTCACGCCAGGCTTCTCGGCAAGCATTGCCTGATGCTTCTCCTGGCATTCCTTGCAACAATAAGGGAGCATGATAATCCCATATCTCTTGAAATAGTCAACAAATAACTTCTTCTTCTGCTCCGGAGGCATTTCCACGATATTGTTGCAGTCGGGATTACTGCAGCTGCACTGTACGAGATCAGCAGTCAATTTGTACCACCCCGTTCACACATGCTTCCGGGTAGAGTTCACTGACTTCCATACCCTGATCTCCAATGCTGCAGCAGACATTGGTCACGTGGATCAGAAAAGGCAATCTTCGAGCTTCACAGGTAGGGAAATCAGAACATTTGTTTGTGCAGATTACTCCGTAATCAGACTTTGTGCATAACATCATTATGATATGCGCTCTTTTTCATATATACCATTTTATCTACGTGTAATTAAGTACGTGGATCTTGATTCATCAGTATACTTCTCAATCATATTAGCCGTGTAGATCTTCTGGACGACACCGTATTCCACGGAATCGAGAGTAACCTGGTCACCGACTTCCAGAGTGCCACAGAACGCGCTCAAGACAATTTTTACACATCAGCCTTATGTTTGTATGTCTTGCACGATTTGAAGCATCTGAGATGATTTTTAGCCTTTCTGGCTGATAGGTTCAAACCGAATCCCGTGGTCACCCTTGTACGGCTTGTGATGATCTACATCTCCCTAGATTATATCATCATGAATCCCTTCCGGATATGCATCACATTTCCAGCCCAGGACTCCATGGTGTAAATGCTTACATTCGATGCATAATGGTGCTTGGCCTATCAGGGAATATACACTTTAGTATATGCTTTGTTCAAGTACTCATAAAATAAGAAGCTATCAGGACAGTTGTTTTGATGTACACATTAGCCCCTTGCATTAGTTGAGCTTTTTAATTATCTTTCCTTCGAAATCGTGATATTGATAATCATAGCCTTCCAGTGCTGCTTCCAGTTTCTCCCTTTCCTCACTAGTTGCAAAGATAATCTGTTGATTATATTCTTTTGCTTTTGATGAGCGCCTGAGTAAGTTATTATAACTTATTTGAGATGCATCTTGTTGACGTGGTTCATCGAAAATTAGCAGACCCGGATGGTTTGTTGCAAAATCACGTGACACTTCAAGTAATCCGCTCAAATATGCCCAGATTATTCTAATGAAGTCACTCGCAGACACATCAACCTTTAAATCAAAGGCTTCTAATGTGGGTTTATATGTGTCATGGGATATTTCTATACTTTTACTGAAACTGCTAAAACCATATGCATCGAGTTGATGATTGAATGACTTCTCCAATAACTTTAATTTTTTGCGATCAGAGTTTGACAAGGTACCATCTGGAAGATGTTTTTCCCTTTCTAACAACGAATTCCATATAAATGCAAGATCTTCGAATTTACTTAAATTGAATTCGAACTCTTCCAAAATTCTCATCTGAAGATCTATTTTTTCTTCTAACAAAACCATTTTTCGCAGTGTTGATATTGAAGGCGTGTCTTCACTCGAAGTTAGGGTCTGTTTCAGTGCGCGTATGTGTGCACGTATATCATTAACTTCGTTTCTTATGGAAAATAACTGATTATTCTTTACTTTAATTACTTCATAATTACTTTCTTTCATTTTTGAAAATATTTCAATTTGGCTCTTGATGAATTTAATGTTCTCATCGACTGACATTGGTTCATCAAATGACTCATCTGCAATCAAGTAGTCAGGAGTTTTTTGGTGACATACCGGACAAGTTTCATGTGTAGTAACTAAATTTTCATCTGAACCATATTTTCTTATCTTTTTGATGTCATTGTTTCGACGCAGGTCTTCTTTCAGTGCACTCAACCGAATTTCAACTTCCTGATGTTGATTCTTTTCGAGATTAACTTCCTCAAAAATAGATCTCAATACTACTTCTTTTTCTTCTAATAAATTCCGTGTGTCTTCCAGTTCCTTTACTAAAAGAGGTTCAGCTTGTCGAACAGTTGGTGTTTCTTCAGATTTCAAATGAGATAAAAGAACTTTATCTTCTTTGATTGCCCTCCTTATCGGAAGTTGCTTTTCATCCTGATAAACTCCAATATATGGCACTATCTTCGGAGGCCACGATGATACGGGGGAACTTGGTAAGGATTGTATTGTTCCATTTATCGGAAGCAATAAATTATTACATACTGAAATTTGTGAGTCCCATTCGTTTTTTAAAATTTTCTTTTCTTCGACCAATTCTTGCTTTTTGATAGATACATTATATGCATCCAATTTTGCAAGATATTCAATGGATCGTTTACCAACTTCTTTGATCTTGTAAGTAGGCATGTTTGATTGTATGCCGCTCCAACCCACCTTCTGTTCAACAATCAATAAGGGGAAAATGCACTCTATATAGAGTTGAACTTCTTTTCCATCATATGTTCTTACCGTTGGAAGATCCCATCCTAAAAACGATTCAAGATATCTATGAAAACCCATTTCATTCTTTGCAGCTCCTGGATCCCTTACATAAAAATCGTGTTTTTCGTAGTCACCTTTTTTATTTGATAATGCAGGTCCATAAAACACAGAGATTAAACGGGTATCATGCTCAGTCTTGACAGCTCTCTTAATAGTGATTACATCACCATTTCCATTGCTGATTTCTAAAAACACATCTGATTCGAGCACGTTAATTTCTTCACCATCGTCTACTAAGCGCGAAGTCATAACAGGTGGTAAAGGGACTATATTTTTTGAGGTGAGCATTCTTTCTAGCCCAAGGGCATACATTATCGATTGAACACATGTTGATTTCCCGGAAGTATTATCTGCCCTTAATATCACGAGCCCATCCTCAAATGGGATATTTACTCCATATAAACCTCGATTTGTTCTTATATCGAGTGAAAGTTGCCTAAGGTGCAGGGACATTATCAGATTCCTCCGTTGAGTAAAACATTGACATCTTTTTCATTTATGTATGGTTTTATGCTTCTTAAAAAGTCCTTTTCTGTTGTAAAACAGTCATGAAGGGTTTCTATCTTATTTGCAAATTGTTTCCCTTTAGGAGTTAACCTTATCCCAGTAGAGTTCCCATATTCCATCACCACCAGCCCATGTCCTTTCGCAAAATCGATGGCCCTGCTTATTCCGGGCTCAATTCGGATAACAATGTCATGCAGTGGTTTTTTTTCAATAAAATATCCATGTAAGATTTCACGGTTTTCGGGTGATCTAATAGCCCAATTTATTACATTTACTTTTTTTAGACTTGCTTTTTTGCCTCTGCTATAATCAAGAATTAACACCAAAACAGTAACTCTCCAATCTGGTCGAAGATCGGGTGGAATTGGTCTGGGCCGTCGAGTAAAGCTGAAGGGGATGTTTATTTGTGGGATGTCGGCTTCTCTCATATATAATCCTCATAATCAGAGAAATCAAGTGGACAACGCAATAGCCAATAAGAGATTGCTTCATAAGCTAAAATATTGACCGTTTGAGGCCTTAATCCTTTGAGTTCGTTAGTTAACTCGTCAGTATATTGTCTCATAGTATCATTAAATATCTCTGCTGGGGTACTGCTTGAAATAGACGTCTCTACTGAAAGGAAACGCTCTCTATCTTCTTTTGTTTTCAGTGCCTTTACATGTAAATCGGGATATTTAGATTTTAGATTATCTAGCACATTTTGTCCACTTATGTAATGATTTATGAAATCCATCTTTAGCTTTTCTTTTTTCTCATGACTAAAATTCCGAGGGGCCAATAAATTTATTTTTCTTTCTAAGTTTGCAATCATCTCATTATTCCCATCTGCAAAAATGGAGCATGCGTCTGCAGGCAAATCGTCCGGATCTACTCTTTCTTTTGTTAATCCACTGTCATGCAGTTGTGCAAGTTCTACTGCAAAATAATCCCGATCTATAATGTTAATGTGAAAATTTTCAGCAACGTAAGGTAAATTTAGTTCTCGAACTTCTTGGGCTTTTTTCTCAGCATGGTCCTGTAGTTTTTTAGTATTCCAATATGGTACAACAAAAAGCCAGTGGGATATTTTTGTTGTTCCTAAAAGTTTTAATAATCCATCCGAGTTATTAATAAATTTAGTAATATCTCTAGTTATTTTATCTCTTTGTCGTCTATACCGAACATCGTGCTCCACAGGCTCTTCCACTGCATAACATTGGTATGCATATCCACTGTATGTGAAGCCCTCTAAGCCGTAATCTCCCCCATCCGAATCTGGAATTTCAGCGAAATCATAACCATGTTTGCGTTTCAAAAGAACAACAATATGACGTTGCCATTCTTCTCCTCCCTCTTTCCACGTTATGCCTGGCATAGAAAACTACCTCTTTTTAACACGGTTTGTTTTATTTTTTGTTCGCTTGTCCCGGTTTCTTTCCAATGTTCGATATGCAGTAAAGTTATTCATACTATTAAATTTTACAAAAATTTAATTGATGATCTCCTCTACTACGATGGGATCTTTGTTAGATGAACAAAGTGATTCATTTCGTAGTTATGCTGTTCTTTTTTCCACGAAGTACAAATGTTGTCTGTCCGGGCAATACATGTCAAGATCTATTTTCATTCTCTGTATTAAATCGCAGCAGTACTTTGATGCGACCCCGAAATACTTCTTCAGAAGTTTGCAGAATTCATCGGTGGTCATGCCATTGTAGACATACCCTTCTAGTTCCAGGAGGATATCCCTGGCCAACTGCTCCTCAGATATTGTCTCAGTGATGGTCACTTCATCCAATGTATGTACGTACTCGTAAGTGGATCCTTTTCTGTATAGATCTTCAGTTACATGCAATCGGATATTTTGATAGTCGGTCTGACCACATTTTGAGCATTTTGTTTTTACATACATTTCCGCGCCCCCACGCTGCAATGGTTATTCTAAAATAATTTCTTTGGATGATATTTTCTTGAACTCGCCTTCGGGTTCAGCTTCACAGATTGATTTGATTAACGAGCGGCCTTCTTCGGTTTGAAGATATGCAACGACTGCTTGACGGGCTGTTTCTTCATCAACTGTGGGCTTGTGCTGATCTGCAAAGTACTCTAGTGCTCGAATAACTGCCTCTGTTGCGGTTCTTGCAAACCCTTTCTCGACCATGAACTCGATGTTTTCAAGTGCATTTTTGGTCAATCTGAATCCCGTCTGTTTTGTAGTCATATCTCTTCGTGTATAACATATGTATAAACAAAAGATATAAATACGTGGTATGACAATGATTATACAATAGCTATACGGAGCATACCCAATGACTGTGAGAAAAATATACTCCAGTAATGAAGGCCGTCTTCTAATCTCTATACCTGCGTTTCTCCGGGACAAATTCAACCTGGAAAAAGGCGATACAGTAGACGTAGACTGCAACAACGAACAGATTATAATCACCCCTATCAGGGAGACTGAAAACAAAGAATAAGATGATACATTAAAGGGATCCCCAGGGCGAACCCCAGAAACCCACAGTAATGACTCGCAATCATATCTACGGTTTCTGGCCTTATAAATGTTCGTTCCTCCGGGATCTGCCCTATGGAGGAAACAGAAATGAGCAAACAAAGATGGATTTGTATGAATTGTGGAAAGTTCGTCTACTTCCCTTCAGTAGACGCAGAGACAAGAGAAACGATCTGCACACATTGCAGAAAGCCAGAATTAGTAGAAGTGCCAGCCGAACAACTGACAGCCGCAGGGGTGGCCTGATGTACATCCCTGTAACCACCTGTGATGATCTGCCTGTATATGCTGATGTCAAGATGCAGATAGTAATGGACGGTGACAACATCACGGACATCCTCAGCTACCAGGTTGATGATTTCGTGATTGAAGATGAGCTTGTGAATGATATCAAGCGTGTTCTGGCTGGTGTTAAAATTGCCAGCTATGAGGATCTTGAAGTGCTACTGAAGGATCGCTTTGGCATCTTTCCTGGATCTTGTCCTGGCCTCATTCATCGAGTTTCATGTGCTGTAAAGGTGAACGCATGAACTCTGATGTGATTGACGGTGATGCTGTCAGAGGCTATATGGACACGGAAATGCCAGCCGTTGTTAAGCATCCCTTGGGTACCACTCCCGTGACAGTGATCTTGCAGAACTACACCTACAAAAATGCAAAGATGGGGGTTGATGGTGGCCAGTTCTATGACATGGATGATCTTGTGAATACTGCATTAGTCCACTTTTTAGCAACCGTTCGGAGGCGAGAACAATGACCGATACTGAGGTTCTTCAACAACACCCACTTGTTCAAGAGTTTGCATCTGCCCATGATGATCCTGAGCTCTATCAGATCATTGAGAAAACTAATCCAACACTCAAGATGCTGGTGGATGTGGCCAGTGAGATCATGGAGGATGATCAATGAGAATGGCTGAGATTGTGCGAGTGTCTGAATGCCTATTTTTTGATAACACCAATGATTCAATATAAACAAGGTAAACAATAGGGAGGTTCAGTGTGGAGGTAAACACGCATCCTTCTGAATTCAAGAGATTTCACTATCTCCTTACTAAGGACCATCCTGATTACGAACCGTTCTATTTTCCTCTGGAACGCAACGGGAAGGATCCACTGAAGAACAAGTCATGGAAGAAGAACCGTAAGACCTACGAAGAAGCCTACAAACTGATGGAGAAAGGCTTCAACATAGGTATTGCAGGGACTGACAAAGACCAACTTGTGATCATCGATGTTGATGATATCAGCCAGGTGGGAGAAATCAAGCCCACGCTGATCAACCAGTCCAGGAAGAGGATTGGACGGCATGGCTTCTATTTCACAGAAGATTCTATAGCTAAATCCATTTTTGATAATTCTGCCAAGCAGAACATCGCTACTGAGGACGCTGGAGAAGTCCGGTCTAACTGGCAGTATGTTGTTGCTCCTGGATCATACGTACCGTGTGCTCCGGAGGAAGTGGAACGCATTCCTGAGTGTGATCGCGAGAATGCTGGATACTACTCCATCATGGTGGAACACAGTGTCAGTTCACTCACCTATGATGAGATTCCAGAGGCCTACCGAACATGCCTGGAGAACAAGCGAGCTTCAGACACTGCAGCTCACCAGAGGAAGGATAAGCGTAGTACTCCGAAAGTAACAGACCATAAGAACAAATCTGCCTTGTGGGATCTCACGATCTCAGAGGTGACGGGGAAGTCTGAACACCCTACAAATCGATTCCCTTCGCTGTTCCACGGGTCAAAGACCTACAAGGACACATCTGTGAGCAATGGAATGCTGCACTGCTGGAGGCACAATGTAAGTCATACTGCGCTCACAACCCTTGCGGTCCTGGCGGGTGTCTCAACATGTAGTACTGCTGGATATGGTCACAATGGCAGTGGCGTATCAGCAGTCAATTTTGATGATGGTGAAGTGATCTACAAGCTCTGGAGATATGCCAAGGATCACGGCTTCATTCCTGATAGTGACCCCATGCCAACAAAGGCCATGGTCTACTATGCTGTAGACAACACGCTCTGTCATCAGAAAGATGTCATCGGTGGATGGAAGCTTCCTCCGGACGTCTACAACAGAGTACTCGAAACTACGGAATTTAACGTTGGCCGAGAACCGCTCAAGAAAAAGATCGGGCAGGCAATATCCGGAGCTGTAAACAACTCCATGCAGATTGCTCAAGCCCTCCAGGAAGAGGTTCCGATCTACTACGATGTGTCGAAGAACTACTGGATGTGGAATCACGATGGTGAGCGATACGAGCGAATCGATGAGACTGAGATACTGTGTCAGATCATGCAAGGCATGGGCATGGATTCCATCTACAGATCTCGCACGAAAGCTGAGATCATGGAGTCCATCAGGATCACTGGCCGAATGCGAAGAGTGCAACAGACTCCGCGAACATGGATCCAGTTTGACAACTGTGTAGTTGACATTGATTCTGACGAGAGGTTCCAGGCTACACCCGATTACTTCTTTGCTGCAAGGATTCCACACCGATATGGTACATCTGAAGATACTCCGACAATAGATCAACTATTTGAAAACTGGGTAGGTCCTGAACGAAAGCAGCTGTTGTACGAGATCTGTGCATACTGCATGTATGATCACTATCCCATTCACAGGATCTTCACGTTGATTGGTCCTGGAGGCAATGGAAAGGGTCAACTCATGGAATTGATCAGGCGATTCATTGGTGCAGACAACTACACGTCTACTGATCTGGACAGGCTATCAAAATCACAGTTCGAGACCTCGAAGCTGTTCAAGAAGAAAGCAGCATTCGTTGGGGAGACCAACTTCAATACCCTCTCCAGAACGAACATGCTCAAGCAATTGAGTGGTGGGGATATCATCAGCTGCGAGTTCAAGGGCAAGGACTCATTCGATTTTGTGAATACTGCAAAGATCATCATAGCCACGAATGCACTGCCAGCGACTACGGACCGTACTAGAGGATTCTACAGAAGGTGGCTGATTGTAGAGTTCAATAACAGTTTTCCGGAAGGGAAGGATGTTATTGATGACATCCCGGAGGAAGAGTATGAAAATCTTTGCAGGAAATGTATCCGCATACTGAATGATCTCCTTGAGAGCGGGTCCTTCACTGCTGAAGGTACGATTGAGGAACGAGCTGCGCTCTATGAGAGGAAGTCTAATCCTGTAAATGCGTTCATTGATGAGAATTGTGTAAAGGACGAGGGGGCGTCAATGCCTACATGGTATCTGTTCGACCGCTATGAAGAATTCAGAGAGAGGGGCGGATTCAGAGAACTTTCGAAGAGAGATTTCACCAAGATCGTTCATGAGTTAGGATACGAGACTAGCAGTACTTCGTTTAGTAAAGAGCAACAGGCAAAGTATAAGAAAGATCCTTCGGCGGACAGGAAAACATGGAGAATTATAAAAGGATTGGATATTCGAGAAGCGGACGATGACGAAGAAGTTACACTTAGTTACACTAATTACGGTACTTCTACTTCTATTTCCCCTAGGGAGAAACAAAGTAAAGATAGTGTAACGAGCGTAACTAGTGTAACTTCGGGTGAGATTTCACCAAATGCTATCCTTGACAATCTCATAATTTCTGAAGTAAAACAAACCTACGAAACGATGCATGTCCCTGACATCAACGAGTTTGTATTAAATTTCTGTAACAAGTATGCGATGTTCAAAGGTTCGATTGTGGGTCAGCGAGTGGAAGAACTTGCACTTGCTGGATTCAGTGGAGGTATTCAGTAATGTCTCGTTTTCAAGTTCCACAAGCCGCTTTTCATGAACGGCTTGGTAGAGGTCAAACTATCGCTTATGATTCAGAATCTGGTAGGTGGTCCTTGTGGAGACCACAAAGGGGGTGTCTACCCGACAGATAACCGCCATCACCATACAAAAAACACCAACACAGGAGGCCTAAATTGACAAAAGAAACTACCACTGACCCCGATTGTCTAAAAAAAATAAACCGTGATGATCTGTTATCCCTTTCGTCCGAGATGATCCAGGATATCTACGACCGTGTCAAAGTCCAGAGATTCAGGGAACGTGAAGGTGACAGTACCAAACTGAAGTATCTCAGGGTTCTTGTGACCGCGATACAGGCTCACAACTCGATACTGAAGGATGACCAACTCGAAGATATCGAAAGCCGGCTGGCAGCACTGGAGGAGAGCAAGAATGCCAACACAAACAATTGAGAATAGGCTCAAGAAGCTTGAAGAGAAGAAGACTGAAACAGAGTCCCCGGGAGTTTACATCTTTGATCCGGAGGAAGGAATTCCTGAAGAGGTCCTGGCTAGTGGGAAATATATGGTCTATTTACCAGATAATGGGAGGGATAAGATCGAATGAGTTGAGGATATGTTCTCAAGACCTTATACGAAAAGCAACACTATGGCAAAATGCCATCGTCAATGAATACGCTTAACTAATATTCACTACAAACATGATTGCTGAAGTACACGGGCACGGAATACATATGACAGAAGTTACAAAAGTATTACTACTTCTCAAGAACATGGTCTACGAAAGTACCAGCCCCATGGAAACCCTTCGTTTTGCGAATTACTATTGCAACAAGGGTCTTGATGTGATAGTTATCATATTCGGTCCGATGGGTGTCCTCCTTGGGAAAGCTAATAAATGCGGGTCTCCTGCATACGATGAAAAGATAAAAAAATGCATGGAGCTGGGCGTACAATTCAAGTGCTGCAAACTTGGAGCATCAATTATAGGAATGAAAGGGGAAGAGCTTATCCCTGGTATTGAACTCATCGAGTCGCATGAGATAGCAGAAATGCTTCTGGAATACTGTAGGGAAGGACAACTGATAGTTACACTATGATGTGATTTGTGGTGTCCTCAAAACTGAATAGTACATAAGGCTGACCTGCTGAGGGAGTGCTACAAAGGCCTTGATCTAAAGCAGTCAAAGATTGAGCAGGATAAATCCACCCATCTCGACTACCTGAAATTCATTGCAGATATCCAAGGGCTGAAGAAGCAGAAAGTCGAGCATTCCGGAAGCGTTGAACAGACAGGTGGTGTAGTCGTCTACTTACCTGATACTGGCCGTGAAAACACAGAAGCTTCACAGTAATTTCTATTTTCGATTCGATTCAATTCGGATTATTTTTTGATGCACAATGCCAGTCCACTGCGATTTCATCCTTAAAGTCAAGTCGAATCATTTACAATGTGAGCTGCTTAATTCGGTTCGAATTATATTCGAATTTGTATCGGTATATCCCGGTATATTTTAGGGTATGTACTGCCACACCATCATGTTTTTAATATTAAATTCGTCCCGGTATAGTTATGCAGTTGGTTCGCACCGGTCCGCGTGATTCGAATCAATTTTATTTTATAATGCGAATTGTATTTTATTTTAGTAGGCTGGTGTTTCTAGATTTAACTGTCTAAAAATTGGCCCCTAGGCAAACCGGCCAGACACCTTTTTGATAAAATCGACTTTTTAATATTTTAATTTGTTAACGGCGTTAACATTGAAAACTAAAAAGGAACCCTGATTATTGTAATATTTCGATTCTGTGGTTTTGCCTAGGTCAAAATGAGAGACATAGTAATCAAGTCTTAATTTGTAGCCCAAAAAAGTAACGATAGGTACAGCAGAACTTCCAAGATATAAATGATATCGTGTAAATATTCCATATTATAATTTCAATTGTTTTTCCTGACGGCCCAGTCCACGCCTGTATGTATAACATCCACACGTTCTGATGTGGTCTGTTTTAACTGATCGTCACCAAGTTGTTCAACTATACTTCCGTTTACAGGCTATAGCACCTGTTGCAAATGCAACAAAAGTATAAAACATGAAATCTATAATATAATTATAGCAGCAGCCATTCGGTCTGGATGTTATATTGTAGTTGTAAATTCGGATTCCCTCTAAATTTACAACTAATGAGTAAACTGTTTGTGGGAAAGGTTTGCTCTCACAATAAATGTAAATTGAACTTCTTAATGAGCTGAATAAGGTTAGGGGCATCAAGCTATGAAGCTTTTATCTAATCTCATTACAATTCCAGAAAACAGAGTCACAAGTCCGCGTCGAAGTGCATTACTCGGTGCACTGGTAGTTCTGTTACTACTACTTCTCGTGTGGTGGCAGGCTGGACTTTGGTATGAAGAGCAATTGCTTACTGATCAAAGAACTCAGGAGGCAATCGACCTAACATTACATGGAAATGCATTGTCAGCTGGCCTTACTCATAGATTTGCCATACTTGAAGGGTTAGTTACATTCGTTCACTTTGATCCATCAGAGGAAGCTCTAGATGATAATTTCGATGATTTTACAGGTGGACTTTATTCTAGTACTGAAGGAATTCTTTATTTTTCAGTAGCTCCAGCTGGAGTTCAGAGTTATGTCTATCCTCTTGCTGGAAATGAATATGTACTTGGACATGACCTCATTAATGAAGATGGTTCTGACTTGAGTATTGACGTACAGCGTGCAATGCAAACTCGTCAAGTTACTTTAAGTGGCCCATATGAGTTGCAACCCGATGTTCTAGGCATGGTGGCAATAAACTCTATCTATGTAAATGATACCTTCTGGGGACTGGCAACCATGGCTGT
This genomic stretch from Methanococcoides sp. AM1 harbors:
- a CDS encoding phage/plasmid primase, P4 family; its protein translation is MEVNTHPSEFKRFHYLLTKDHPDYEPFYFPLERNGKDPLKNKSWKKNRKTYEEAYKLMEKGFNIGIAGTDKDQLVIIDVDDISQVGEIKPTLINQSRKRIGRHGFYFTEDSIAKSIFDNSAKQNIATEDAGEVRSNWQYVVAPGSYVPCAPEEVERIPECDRENAGYYSIMVEHSVSSLTYDEIPEAYRTCLENKRASDTAAHQRKDKRSTPKVTDHKNKSALWDLTISEVTGKSEHPTNRFPSLFHGSKTYKDTSVSNGMLHCWRHNVSHTALTTLAVLAGVSTCSTAGYGHNGSGVSAVNFDDGEVIYKLWRYAKDHGFIPDSDPMPTKAMVYYAVDNTLCHQKDVIGGWKLPPDVYNRVLETTEFNVGREPLKKKIGQAISGAVNNSMQIAQALQEEVPIYYDVSKNYWMWNHDGERYERIDETEILCQIMQGMGMDSIYRSRTKAEIMESIRITGRMRRVQQTPRTWIQFDNCVVDIDSDERFQATPDYFFAARIPHRYGTSEDTPTIDQLFENWVGPERKQLLYEICAYCMYDHYPIHRIFTLIGPGGNGKGQLMELIRRFIGADNYTSTDLDRLSKSQFETSKLFKKKAAFVGETNFNTLSRTNMLKQLSGGDIISCEFKGKDSFDFVNTAKIIIATNALPATTDRTRGFYRRWLIVEFNNSFPEGKDVIDDIPEEEYENLCRKCIRILNDLLESGSFTAEGTIEERAALYERKSNPVNAFIDENCVKDEGASMPTWYLFDRYEEFRERGGFRELSKRDFTKIVHELGYETSSTSFSKEQQAKYKKDPSADRKTWRIIKGLDIREADDDEEVTLSYTNYGTSTSISPREKQSKDSVTSVTSVTSGEISPNAILDNLIISEVKQTYETMHVPDINEFVLNFCNKYAMFKGSIVGQRVEELALAGFSGGIQ
- a CDS encoding ISH3 family transposase, with the translated sequence MLPRLELTPTHCIKTVLQPLLDNIHIPINGSLNCKDLFASILGMATWNRSIHSIHKQYHKIPCETSMRYHLQKIELDQLIEHNTKILLQSSLKTLKQKKKHDFAIDYTNDPYYGGIDDSNNRYVIRGQAKKSTNSFYSYISLCIIDKDERVTISVLPVKKGNSKTDYLKYFIDQIKQIKLKINVLCLDREFYSREVFSFLQENEVAHIVPVVKMGKRLKNILDGTKKRYDTYTMNSTKGKVELDIAIDVKYRKGKRGKNGCENLGFVVYGINWDPRKVSDTYRKRFAIESSYRMRNVVKPKTCSKDPMLRYFYALISFLFKNAWVSIQRMHFMKVKRGPKTIESDMFRFDMFVHLIVEWVRRKLKVRLTVKCFR
- a CDS encoding AbrB/MazE/SpoVT family DNA-binding domain-containing protein, with product MTVRKIYSSNEGRLLISIPAFLRDKFNLEKGDTVDVDCNNEQIIITPIRETENKE
- a CDS encoding DsrE family protein is translated as MTEVTKVLLLLKNMVYESTSPMETLRFANYYCNKGLDVIVIIFGPMGVLLGKANKCGSPAYDEKIKKCMELGVQFKCCKLGASIIGMKGEELIPGIELIESHEIAEMLLEYCREGQLIVTL
- a CDS encoding AAA family ATPase; translated protein: MSLHLRQLSLDIRTNRGLYGVNIPFEDGLVILRADNTSGKSTCVQSIMYALGLERMLTSKNIVPLPPVMTSRLVDDGEEINVLESDVFLEISNGNGDVITIKRAVKTEHDTRLISVFYGPALSNKKGDYEKHDFYVRDPGAAKNEMGFHRYLESFLGWDLPTVRTYDGKEVQLYIECIFPLLIVEQKVGWSGIQSNMPTYKIKEVGKRSIEYLAKLDAYNVSIKKQELVEEKKILKNEWDSQISVCNNLLLPINGTIQSLPSSPVSSWPPKIVPYIGVYQDEKQLPIRRAIKEDKVLLSHLKSEETPTVRQAEPLLVKELEDTRNLLEEKEVVLRSIFEEVNLEKNQHQEVEIRLSALKEDLRRNNDIKKIRKYGSDENLVTTHETCPVCHQKTPDYLIADESFDEPMSVDENIKFIKSQIEIFSKMKESNYEVIKVKNNQLFSIRNEVNDIRAHIRALKQTLTSSEDTPSISTLRKMVLLEEKIDLQMRILEEFEFNLSKFEDLAFIWNSLLEREKHLPDGTLSNSDRKKLKLLEKSFNHQLDAYGFSSFSKSIEISHDTYKPTLEAFDLKVDVSASDFIRIIWAYLSGLLEVSRDFATNHPGLLIFDEPRQQDASQISYNNLLRRSSKAKEYNQQIIFATSEEREKLEAALEGYDYQYHDFEGKIIKKLN